Proteins from a single region of Synchiropus splendidus isolate RoL2022-P1 chromosome 3, RoL_Sspl_1.0, whole genome shotgun sequence:
- the hnf4g gene encoding hepatocyte nuclear factor 4-gamma, producing the protein MYILRTEIRTKESMPTEPSVPGPDGVNSNCAICGDKATGKHYGASSCDGCKGFFRRSIRKSHIYTCRFSRQCVVDKDKRNQCRFCRLNKCFRAGMKKEAVQNERDRISSRRSIPDSQDIPPITTLAQAESLSQQITAPVVITDLSEQKSATISDVCDSMRQQLLVLVEWAKYIPSFGELPLDDQVSLLRAHAGEHLLLGVAKRSMAFKDFLLLGNGCVIHKNSPEPELCRVANRVLDELVHPFQEIQIDDNEYAALKAIVFFDPDAKSLRNPSKIKAVRQQVQMSLEDYINDRQYDSRGRFGELLLLLPTLQSITWQMIEQLQFIKLCGLAKIDNLLHEMLLGGFNTEPTHLHHSAHTQLAQDPVTGHTLVISSMPITHSTQISSPDTPIPSPPQSSSTEIYKHFSQSLCPPASPSPSTQTDH; encoded by the exons ATGTACATCTTACGGACGGAAATCAGAACTAAAG AGAGCATGCCGACAGAGCCCAGCGTACCTGGTCCAGACGGGGTCAACAGTAACTGCGCCATCTGTGGAGACAAGGCCACAGGGAAACACTACGGAGCGTCCAGCTGCGACGGCTGTAAAGGTTTCTTCAGACGCTCCATCCGGAAGAGCCACATCTACACCTGCAG GTTCAGTCGACAATGCGTTGTTGATAAGGATAAGAGGAACCAGTGTCGTTTCTGCCGACTCAACAAATGCTTCAGGGCTGGCATGAAAAAAGAGG CGGTCCAGAATGAGCGGGATCGGATCAGCTCCAGAAGGAGTATTCCTGATTCCCAAGACATTCCCCCCATCACAACTCTAGCGCAAGCAGAATCCCTGTCTCAACAG ATCACGGCTCCAGTTGTTATAACAGACCTGTCGGAGCAGAAATCGGCCACCATCAGCGACGTGTGTGACTCCATgagacagcagctgctggttctaGTGGAGTGGGCCAAATACATTCCTTCGTTTGGGGAACTTCCACTGGATGACCAG GTGAGCCTGCTGAGGGCACATGCGGGTGAACACCTTTTGCTCGGGGTTGCCAAAAGGTCAATGGCTTTCAAAGACTTCCTGCTCTTAG GTAATGGTTGCGTGATCCACAAAAACAGCCCCGAACCTGAACTCTGTCGAGTTGCCAACCGAGTCCTGGACGAGCTGGTCCACCCGTTTCAGGAGATCCAGATAGACGACAACGAGTACGCAGCTCTAAAGGCCATCGTCTTCTTTGACCCAG ATGCAAAGTCTTTGCGAAACCCCTCCAAGATCAAGGCTGTCCGTCAGCAG GTACAGATGAGTCTGGAGGACTACATTAATGACAGACAGTATGACTCCAGGGGTCGTTTTGGAGAGCTGTTACTCCTGCTGCCCACCCTGCAGAGCATCACATGGCAAATGATCGAGCAACTCCAGTTCATTAAGCTCTGCGGCCTGGCCAAGATCGACAACCTGCTGCACGAGATGCTGCTGGGAG GTTTCAACACAGAGCCGACACACTTGCACCACTCGGCACACACCCAGCTGGCTCAAGACCCTGTGACTGGACACACGTTGGTCATCAGCAGCATGCCGATCACACACTCCACGCAGATTT CTTCTCCAGACACTCCCATCCCATCACCTCCACAGAGCTCATCCACCGAGATCTACAAACATTTCTCACagtctctctgtcctccagccAGCCCCTCACCGTCCACACAAACAGACCACTGA
- the LOC128756248 gene encoding probable G-protein coupled receptor 141 yields the protein MNSTTPTVNQGAYHSVLVAIYSVVLVCGTISIALMFRIMKCRASSTASITVIYLIFAHFIFLLTVPFRIYYYSSGQWMLGVAWCKIVSSLIHVHMYTCFVFYTIIIITRLKLFYNKSEIVTYHSKVLPLLIGAVVSVAVFIVVIIVIGFRYGSSSSSNCSNSSNCSNSSNNDTHCFQFGTSIQDSTAAKVLNYITCVLIIVVTVVLTALQVNVLRLLNLNNGQGCTQQLDYGIHQKSLLFAVIMLVCFVPYHAFRLNYLENVEQLQNINEVFLSLTTFNCLDLLTILGGQSCKKCLP from the coding sequence ATGAACAGTACAACGCCGACCGTGAACCAGGGCGCGTACCATTCTGTCCTCGTCGCCATCTATTCAGTGGTTCTGGTCTGCGGAACCATCAGCATCGCTCTGATGTTTCGCATCATGAAATGCAGAGCATCCTCCACGGCCTCCATCACTGTGATCTACCTCATCTTCGCCCACTTCATTTTCCTTCTCACTGTGCCCTTCAGGATTTACTACTACTCAAGCGGCCAGTGGATGTTGGGCGTGGCCTGGTGTAAGATTGTCAGCAGCCTCATCCACGTGCACATGTACACGTGTTTTGTGTTCTATACCATTATCATCATAACGCGACTCAAGCTCTTCTATAACAAATCTGAGATTGTCACTTACCATTCCAAGGTCCTCCCCTTGCTGATAGGTGCCGTCGTGTCGGTCGCGGTGTTTATCGTGGTCATCATTGTTATCGGGTTCCGctacggcagcagcagcagctccaactGCTCCAACAGCTCCAACTGCTCCAACAGCTCCAACAACGACACCCATTGTTTCCAGTTTGGCACCAGCATCCAGGATTCGACAGCAGCGAAGGTGCTCAACTACATCACCTGCGTGCTGATCATTGTGGTGACCGTGGTGTTGACTGCACTTCAAGTGAATGTCCTGCGGCTTCTCAACCTGAATAATGGACAAGGATGCACGCAACAGCTGGACTATGGGATTCATCAGAAGAGCCTGTTGTTTGCCGTCATCATGCTGGTCTGTTTTGTCCCTTACCACGCTTTCCGGTTGAATTACTTGGAAAACGTGGAACAACTACAGAATATCAATGAAGTCTTCCTGAGTCTGACCACTTTCAACTGCTTGGATCTACTCACCATCTTAGGTGGACAATCTTGCAAGAAGTGCTTACCATAG